In Chryseobacterium turcicum, a single window of DNA contains:
- a CDS encoding phosphatase PAP2 family protein has product MEEKKTSALHIISRIISDFFNPLVSLFIYFLYLSFQNYTFKQAIIHFLPILLIVIIPVIFWLIWNVKTGRYTNMDVSNRVQRKSLYIFIAVCIITYQIYHYIINGFIDFVMLFILVLLFALQYSNLYIKSSMHTAFNVFVAALFYAFDWKAGIFWLGIAALVGITRIILKRHTVKEVFMGAGIAFLISFIYLYCNIQFQH; this is encoded by the coding sequence ATGGAAGAAAAAAAGACTTCGGCACTGCATATTATTTCGAGAATTATCTCAGACTTTTTCAATCCTTTAGTTTCTCTGTTTATTTATTTTTTATATTTAAGCTTTCAGAATTACACTTTTAAACAAGCAATTATCCATTTCCTTCCTATTCTATTAATTGTTATCATTCCGGTCATTTTTTGGCTTATCTGGAATGTAAAAACAGGCAGATATACGAATATGGATGTTTCAAATCGAGTGCAGAGAAAATCTTTATATATTTTTATTGCAGTTTGTATTATTACCTATCAAATTTATCATTACATCATAAATGGCTTCATTGATTTTGTGATGCTTTTTATTTTAGTCTTGTTATTTGCCCTTCAGTATAGTAATTTATATATCAAAAGTTCGATGCACACAGCTTTCAATGTATTTGTTGCCGCACTGTTTTACGCATTCGACTGGAAGGCGGGGATTTTCTGGTTAGGAATTGCAGCTTTGGTAGGAATTACAAGAATTATTTTAAAAAGACACACCGTAAAAGAGGTATTTATGGGCGCAGGAATAGCTTTTTTGATATCTTTTATTTATCTTTATTGCAATATTCAATTTCAACACTAA
- a CDS encoding helix-turn-helix domain-containing protein, translated as MKIFIKNMVCGRCIAAVSTIFEELNIKITKISLGEVETADEISKSNIQLIENRLRETGFERIKDASHQLVEKIKNLIIIKIGKLDIDEDFLLSKFLSSELHKDYSALSKTFSQNENITIEQFFILQKIEKVKELLLYNEFNLTEIAGKLGYKSVQHLSSQFRNTTGFTPTEFKKLKVHDRKPLDKV; from the coding sequence ATGAAAATTTTCATAAAGAATATGGTTTGCGGAAGGTGCATTGCTGCCGTTTCAACTATTTTTGAAGAGTTGAATATTAAAATAACCAAAATCTCTTTAGGTGAAGTAGAAACTGCGGATGAAATTTCAAAAAGCAACATCCAACTTATTGAAAATCGCCTAAGGGAAACGGGTTTTGAAAGAATAAAAGATGCAAGTCATCAATTGGTCGAAAAAATTAAAAATCTTATCATTATTAAAATTGGAAAGCTTGATATTGATGAAGACTTTTTACTCTCAAAATTTTTAAGTTCTGAGCTCCATAAAGACTATAGCGCATTATCGAAAACTTTTTCGCAAAATGAAAATATTACAATTGAGCAGTTTTTTATTCTTCAAAAAATTGAAAAAGTAAAAGAACTGCTTCTTTACAATGAATTCAACTTAACTGAAATTGCCGGAAAACTGGGCTATAAAAGTGTACAACATTTATCATCACAATTCAGAAACACGACAGGTTTTACCCCTACTGAATTTAAAAAACTGAAAGTTCATGACAGAAAACCACTTGATAAAGTTTAA
- a CDS encoding RNA recognition motif domain-containing protein: MNIFVSNINYATKEYELHDLFAEFGDVSSAKIVTDRETGRSRGFGFIEMGDEEGGQAIEALNQKEFNGKILNVSEAKPREEKPRRSFDNNRSGGGSYGNNRSGGNSGGGYGNNNRGGNGGGGSRW, encoded by the coding sequence ATGAACATTTTTGTTTCAAACATCAATTACGCAACTAAAGAATATGAGTTGCACGATTTATTCGCAGAATTTGGCGATGTATCATCAGCTAAAATTGTAACAGACAGAGAGACTGGTCGTTCTAGAGGTTTCGGTTTTATCGAAATGGGTGACGAAGAAGGAGGTCAAGCTATTGAGGCTCTTAACCAGAAAGAATTTAACGGAAAAATTCTTAACGTTTCTGAGGCTAAGCCAAGAGAAGAAAAACCAAGAAGAAGTTTTGATAATAACAGAAGCGGTGGTGGAAGTTATGGTAACAACCGTTCAGGAGGTAACTCTGGAGGTGGTTACGGAAACAACAACCGTGGAGGTAACGGAGGCGGCGGAAGTCGTTGGTAA
- a CDS encoding GLPGLI family protein: MKNYTFIFLLIFSLYSSQIQRFTYEYNFITDSTNRAAAKKEIMLLDIQNSGSKYYSYDIFVTDSIISAELEKQGDSGTPWGIVKPNSNFKGSIRSKVSKEYPDYKTYLHASLSSDFYKIEETDKPVWKIHPEKVKIGSYSSQKATTKYLGRQWTAWFCTDLPFQDGPYKFYGLPGLIVKLEDRAQTHVMTLIGNKTVKEPVIQKKNENHAFGPQSEIAINNQQFKKLWQEHVRDPNKITRQKMAALGNDAQGNSNFSFRDGATGKKLDPNEVMRNNEKQFRENLKKSNNRLDFDLYRY; the protein is encoded by the coding sequence ATGAAAAATTACACTTTTATATTTTTATTAATCTTTTCTTTATATTCTTCACAAATTCAACGCTTTACCTATGAGTATAATTTTATTACAGACTCTACAAACAGAGCAGCTGCAAAAAAAGAAATAATGCTTTTAGACATCCAAAATAGCGGTTCTAAATATTACAGCTACGATATTTTTGTGACAGACTCTATAATAAGTGCCGAATTGGAAAAACAGGGAGATTCTGGAACCCCATGGGGAATTGTAAAACCTAATAGCAACTTTAAAGGAAGTATCCGAAGTAAAGTCAGTAAAGAATATCCCGATTACAAAACCTATTTGCACGCTTCTCTGAGCTCAGATTTTTATAAAATAGAAGAAACCGATAAGCCCGTTTGGAAAATACATCCTGAAAAAGTAAAAATCGGAAGTTATTCATCTCAAAAAGCAACCACCAAATATTTAGGAAGACAATGGACAGCTTGGTTTTGTACTGATTTACCTTTTCAAGATGGTCCGTATAAATTCTATGGTTTACCCGGATTGATTGTAAAATTAGAAGATAGAGCCCAGACTCATGTCATGACTTTAATTGGAAACAAAACAGTTAAAGAACCTGTAATTCAGAAAAAAAATGAAAACCATGCTTTTGGCCCACAAAGCGAAATTGCTATCAATAATCAACAATTTAAAAAGCTTTGGCAAGAACATGTACGTGATCCCAATAAAATAACGAGACAAAAAATGGCAGCTTTAGGTAATGATGCCCAAGGAAACTCTAATTTTAGTTTTAGGGATGGTGCCACAGGAAAAAAACTGGATCCCAATGAAGTCATGAGAAATAATGAAAAACAATTTAGAGAAAATTTGAAGAAAAGCAATAATAGATTAGATTTTGACCTTTATAGATACTAA
- the pdhA gene encoding pyruvate dehydrogenase (acetyl-transferring) E1 component subunit alpha → MKEFSKEIYLKWYEDMTMWRRFEDKCRSLYLKQKIRGFLHLYNGQEAIPAGFTHAMDLTKDSMITAYRCHIHPMAMGVDPKRIMAELCGKATGTSGGMGGSMHIFSKEHRFYGGHGIVGGQIPLGAGIAFADKFFDRKAVNICFFGDGAARQGSLHETFNMAMNWKLPVVFVVENNQYAMGTSVKRTANHEDIYKLGLGYEMPCLAVDAMDPEKVAEAAYEAIERARRGDGPTFIEARTYRFRGHSMSDAEPYRSKEEVAIHKKDDPIELIKERILVNSWATEEELEVLDNKSRDFVEECIEFMENSPYPDVEKVYEYVYAQENYPFLDKLEN, encoded by the coding sequence ATGAAAGAATTTTCTAAAGAGATATACCTAAAGTGGTATGAAGATATGACAATGTGGAGAAGGTTTGAAGACAAATGCCGTTCTCTTTATCTAAAACAAAAAATCAGAGGTTTTTTACATTTGTACAATGGCCAGGAAGCTATTCCTGCAGGTTTTACACATGCAATGGATTTAACTAAAGATAGTATGATTACTGCTTACAGATGTCACATTCATCCGATGGCAATGGGGGTAGACCCTAAAAGAATCATGGCAGAACTTTGTGGTAAAGCTACAGGTACTTCCGGAGGTATGGGTGGATCTATGCACATTTTCAGCAAAGAACACCGTTTTTACGGAGGTCATGGTATTGTAGGAGGGCAGATTCCTTTGGGAGCTGGTATTGCATTTGCAGATAAATTCTTCGACAGAAAAGCAGTAAACATCTGTTTCTTTGGTGATGGTGCTGCAAGACAAGGTTCTCTTCACGAAACTTTCAACATGGCAATGAACTGGAAACTTCCTGTAGTATTTGTTGTTGAAAACAATCAATATGCAATGGGAACTTCTGTAAAAAGAACTGCTAACCACGAAGATATCTATAAATTAGGTTTAGGATACGAAATGCCGTGTCTTGCTGTAGACGCAATGGATCCTGAGAAAGTGGCTGAAGCTGCTTACGAAGCTATTGAAAGAGCAAGAAGAGGTGATGGACCTACTTTTATCGAAGCTAGAACTTACCGTTTCAGAGGGCATTCAATGTCTGATGCTGAGCCTTACAGATCTAAAGAGGAAGTTGCAATCCATAAGAAAGATGATCCTATTGAATTAATCAAAGAGAGAATCTTAGTAAACAGCTGGGCAACTGAAGAAGAATTGGAGGTGTTAGATAACAAGTCTAGAGATTTCGTAGAAGAATGTATCGAGTTTATGGAAAACTCTCCATATCCTGATGTAGAAAAGGTCTATGAGTATGTTTATGCTCAAGAGAACTACCCGTTTTTAGATAAATTAGAAAACTAA
- a CDS encoding BlaI/MecI/CopY family transcriptional regulator translates to MKINHLTSAEENLMKLFWKLQSFYLKEVMEQHPEPKPHQNTVSTYLKILVEKGYLSTEKEGRIFKYSVIVPFEDYKKFLLKELSHNFFNDSGKEILEFLFNENLISQDDLRTYFDLKIEIKPVKIKEPKLEYAEEILNPKKVKKGKDKDKKKKKKKSED, encoded by the coding sequence ATGAAAATAAATCATCTTACTTCTGCTGAAGAAAACTTAATGAAACTATTCTGGAAACTCCAAAGCTTTTATTTAAAGGAAGTTATGGAGCAACATCCAGAACCGAAACCCCATCAAAATACCGTCTCAACCTATCTGAAAATATTAGTTGAAAAAGGTTATTTGTCTACCGAAAAAGAAGGCAGGATTTTTAAATACTCCGTAATTGTACCTTTTGAAGATTATAAAAAGTTTTTATTGAAAGAACTTTCACATAATTTCTTTAATGATTCAGGAAAAGAAATTCTAGAATTTTTATTTAATGAAAATCTGATTTCACAGGATGACCTTAGAACTTATTTTGACTTAAAAATCGAAATAAAACCTGTAAAAATAAAAGAACCTAAACTAGAATATGCAGAAGAAATTCTAAATCCTAAAAAGGTTAAAAAAGGAAAAGATAAGGACAAGAAAAAGAAGAAGAAAAAGAGTGAAGACTAG
- a CDS encoding acyl-CoA thioesterase, with protein MNYHTRKWVKPEDLNPNQSLFGGKLLQWIDEEAALYAVIQLENKKVVTKFISEINFVSSAKQGDIIEIGIEVSSFGSTSLTLKCDVRNKMTHQTIITVDKIVMVNLDENGNPAAHGKTKVEFVKDRLNNSL; from the coding sequence ATGAATTATCATACTAGAAAATGGGTAAAACCGGAAGACCTTAATCCTAACCAATCATTATTTGGAGGAAAACTACTACAGTGGATTGATGAAGAAGCGGCTTTATATGCAGTTATCCAACTGGAAAACAAGAAAGTAGTCACCAAGTTTATTTCAGAAATCAATTTTGTAAGCTCTGCAAAACAAGGTGATATTATCGAAATTGGCATCGAGGTTTCATCATTTGGTTCTACTTCTCTCACCCTAAAATGTGACGTAAGAAATAAAATGACTCATCAAACCATTATCACTGTCGATAAAATCGTAATGGTGAATCTTGATGAAAACGGAAATCCTGCAGCACACGGAAAAACAAAAGTAGAATTTGTGAAAGACAGATTGAACAATTCTTTATGA
- a CDS encoding heavy metal translocating P-type ATPase, with the protein MDRQYKVLGMTCSGCQKKISEKLNSLDGISADVNLENNTVDINSDVEVNLDDLNKTLSEIGNYKLEDSKNPDNTFIKPQDRVSPSSVYYCPMECEGDKVYFQQGKRCPDCNMYLVPIEEKLAKDPNYKATYSSTNLPENFKNHIGDYYCPMFCEGDKVYNEKTDCPVCHMHLEEITEELVKNTVSNSHSHHHHNHQQQETPKVTDDMAGKYYCPMFCEGDKTYDSNVGCPVCGMDLVKYPEKGEEETDDTYLILKRKFIISLAFTIPVFILSMGGMVIDFPFSHNIQGIFELILTLPVLFYSGWFLMKRGWVSFKTWNLNMFSLIALGVAAAFIFSIVALAFPDLLPHEIRGHNHEIPLYFEAVCVIMTLVILGQLMEALAHKKTGNAIKELMNLSPDEANLMVNNEEKRVPLSEVKIGDILKVKPGEKIPVDGKIIEGNSIVDESMITGEPIPVEKNIDDQVTSGTINGNQVFLMKAEKVGDETLLSKIIKMVNDASRSRAPIQKLTDKVAKVFVPTVILVAAITFILWQIFGPEGQKTLFAFINAVAVLIVACPCALGLATPMSLMVGIGKGAKNGILIKNAEALELMHKVNVLITDKTGTLTEGKPSLEHIETVNNASENSILKLAYSLNQNSEHPLSSAVIKKAKAENISAEKVEKFENISGKGVKGIINGKTVYLGNENLLVSNKIQISEDLKLKAQEIQSKAHTISYIAQENEALGFISFSDKIKESSRKAVQHLINEGIEVIMMTGDNENTAKAVADELGIKTYKAGCLPEDKLNEVKKLQAQGKIVAMTGDGINDSPALAQANVGIAMGTGTDVAIETAEITLLKGDILGIAKAKILSEKLLRNIKENLFFAFIYNVLGIPVAAGLLYPFFGILLSPMIAAAAMSLSSLSVILNSLRLNSVDLKIK; encoded by the coding sequence ATGGACAGACAATATAAAGTTTTAGGAATGACCTGTTCTGGATGCCAGAAAAAAATTTCAGAGAAACTGAACAGTTTAGACGGAATTTCAGCAGATGTAAATCTTGAAAACAATACTGTTGACATAAATTCTGATGTTGAAGTTAATCTTGATGATTTAAATAAAACACTTTCAGAAATAGGAAATTATAAGCTTGAAGACTCAAAAAATCCTGACAATACATTTATAAAACCTCAAGACCGAGTTTCTCCTTCTTCCGTTTATTATTGTCCGATGGAATGTGAGGGTGATAAAGTATATTTTCAACAGGGAAAAAGATGTCCTGATTGCAATATGTACTTGGTTCCGATTGAGGAAAAGCTAGCAAAAGACCCGAACTATAAAGCTACGTATTCTTCAACCAATTTACCCGAAAATTTTAAAAACCACATTGGTGATTACTATTGTCCGATGTTCTGTGAAGGAGATAAAGTGTATAACGAAAAAACAGACTGCCCGGTTTGTCACATGCATTTGGAGGAAATTACCGAAGAGCTGGTGAAAAATACTGTTTCAAATTCTCATTCACACCATCACCACAATCATCAGCAGCAAGAAACACCAAAAGTTACAGACGACATGGCTGGAAAATACTACTGCCCGATGTTCTGTGAAGGTGACAAAACTTACGACAGCAACGTTGGCTGTCCGGTTTGCGGGATGGATTTGGTAAAATATCCTGAAAAAGGCGAAGAAGAAACCGATGATACTTATCTTATTTTAAAAAGAAAATTCATTATTTCTTTAGCTTTCACGATTCCTGTTTTTATTCTTTCAATGGGTGGAATGGTGATTGATTTTCCTTTTTCGCATAATATTCAGGGGATTTTTGAATTGATTTTAACGCTTCCTGTTTTATTTTATTCAGGATGGTTTTTAATGAAAAGAGGCTGGGTTTCATTTAAAACCTGGAATCTTAATATGTTTAGTTTAATTGCTTTAGGTGTTGCCGCAGCATTTATTTTCAGTATTGTTGCTTTGGCATTCCCAGATTTGCTTCCTCATGAAATTCGAGGTCATAACCATGAGATTCCTTTATACTTTGAAGCAGTCTGTGTAATTATGACTTTGGTTATTTTAGGTCAATTGATGGAAGCTTTAGCGCACAAAAAAACAGGAAACGCCATCAAAGAACTGATGAATCTTTCTCCTGACGAAGCCAACCTAATGGTGAATAATGAAGAAAAAAGAGTTCCGCTCTCTGAAGTGAAAATTGGCGATATCCTGAAAGTAAAACCCGGCGAAAAAATTCCTGTAGACGGAAAAATAATCGAAGGAAATTCTATCGTTGACGAAAGTATGATTACCGGAGAACCTATTCCTGTTGAGAAAAACATTGATGACCAGGTAACTTCAGGAACGATTAACGGAAATCAAGTGTTTCTGATGAAAGCTGAAAAAGTAGGTGACGAAACTTTACTTTCGAAGATTATAAAAATGGTGAACGATGCAAGCAGAAGCCGTGCTCCAATTCAGAAACTGACTGATAAAGTGGCGAAGGTTTTTGTTCCAACTGTTATTTTAGTTGCTGCTATTACTTTTATTTTATGGCAGATTTTCGGTCCAGAAGGTCAGAAAACATTATTTGCTTTTATTAATGCAGTTGCGGTTCTTATTGTGGCTTGTCCGTGTGCTTTAGGCTTAGCAACTCCGATGTCTCTGATGGTAGGAATTGGTAAAGGTGCCAAAAACGGAATTCTAATAAAAAATGCAGAAGCTCTAGAATTAATGCATAAAGTAAACGTTTTAATTACTGATAAAACTGGAACTCTAACCGAAGGAAAGCCTTCTTTAGAACATATTGAAACAGTAAATAATGCTTCGGAAAATTCAATTTTAAAATTAGCTTATTCTTTAAATCAAAATTCAGAACATCCACTTTCAAGTGCTGTAATTAAGAAAGCAAAAGCAGAAAACATTTCTGCCGAAAAAGTTGAAAAATTTGAAAACATTTCCGGAAAAGGAGTGAAAGGAATTATTAACGGTAAGACTGTTTATTTAGGAAATGAAAATCTTTTAGTTTCAAATAAAATTCAGATTTCAGAAGATTTAAAATTAAAAGCTCAGGAAATTCAATCAAAAGCGCATACCATTTCATATATCGCTCAGGAAAATGAGGCTTTAGGTTTTATAAGTTTTAGTGACAAGATTAAAGAAAGTTCGAGAAAGGCAGTTCAGCACTTAATCAACGAAGGAATTGAGGTGATTATGATGACTGGTGACAACGAAAATACGGCAAAAGCTGTTGCTGATGAACTAGGAATCAAAACTTATAAAGCGGGATGTCTTCCTGAAGATAAATTAAATGAGGTGAAAAAACTTCAGGCGCAAGGAAAAATCGTAGCCATGACCGGAGACGGAATCAATGACTCTCCTGCTCTAGCGCAAGCAAACGTAGGAATTGCAATGGGAACAGGAACCGATGTTGCTATAGAAACGGCAGAAATCACATTACTAAAAGGTGATATTTTAGGAATTGCAAAAGCAAAAATCTTAAGCGAGAAACTATTGAGAAACATCAAAGAAAACTTATTTTTTGCGTTTATCTATAATGTTTTGGGGATTCCGGTTGCAGCAGGACTACTCTATCCATTCTTCGGGATTTTATTATCTCCAATGATTGCTGCTGCGGCAATGAGTCTTAGTTCTTTATCGGTGATTTTAAATTCATTGCGATTAAATTCTGTGGATTTAAAAATTAAATAA